A stretch of the Tannerella serpentiformis genome encodes the following:
- the pdxB gene encoding 4-phosphoerythronate dehydrogenase PdxB, with protein sequence MRIIADDKIPFLRGVMEPYADIAYLPGAAISADDVRDADVLFTRTRTHCDASLLAGSRVRLIVTATIGFDHIDTDYCRRAGIRWVNAPGCNAASVRQYIAATLVTIVRQRGLRLTDTTLGVIGVGHVGRGVADAAQALGMRVLLNDPPREEREGSDAFTSLDELLRQSDIITCHTPLTADGPYPTRHLADARFFDRMRRGAAFINSSRGPVVDSAALREAVQSGRLAAFILDTWEGEPDIDRTLLRNALIATPHIAGYSADGKANGTAVCVRTCSQMFGIDALADWFPPTLPAPPMPTDFALDAIGRTDEDVFYEAVTHTYPIEADSARLKTSPETFERQRGDYWIRREFPCFRLCLTGASRRAEEGLRRLGFRVD encoded by the coding sequence ATGAGAATCATCGCTGACGATAAGATCCCTTTTCTGCGGGGTGTGATGGAACCGTATGCCGACATTGCCTACTTGCCCGGCGCTGCGATCTCGGCTGACGATGTGCGTGACGCGGATGTGCTTTTCACTCGTACCCGCACGCATTGCGACGCGTCGCTGCTTGCCGGCAGTCGCGTTCGCCTGATTGTCACCGCGACCATCGGTTTCGACCATATCGATACGGATTACTGCCGACGCGCTGGCATCCGCTGGGTGAACGCGCCCGGTTGCAACGCCGCCTCTGTCCGACAATATATCGCCGCCACACTTGTCACCATCGTCCGCCAACGGGGCCTGCGACTTACTGACACGACGCTTGGCGTCATCGGCGTGGGGCACGTCGGGCGAGGCGTGGCCGACGCGGCGCAGGCACTCGGCATGCGCGTCTTGCTCAACGATCCGCCCCGTGAGGAACGCGAGGGCAGCGACGCCTTTACGTCGCTCGACGAACTGCTCCGACAGAGCGACATCATCACCTGCCACACGCCGCTGACGGCCGATGGCCCGTATCCGACGCGCCACTTAGCTGATGCCCGTTTCTTCGACCGGATGCGTCGCGGCGCCGCCTTCATCAACTCCTCCCGCGGACCGGTTGTCGACAGCGCGGCTCTCCGTGAGGCTGTGCAGAGCGGTCGACTCGCGGCCTTTATCCTCGACACGTGGGAAGGCGAACCCGATATCGATCGCACGTTGCTCCGCAATGCGCTTATCGCCACGCCCCACATCGCCGGTTATTCGGCCGACGGAAAGGCCAACGGTACGGCCGTTTGCGTGCGCACGTGCAGCCAAATGTTCGGCATTGACGCCCTCGCGGACTGGTTCCCGCCCACCCTCCCCGCGCCGCCTATGCCGACGGATTTTGCGCTCGACGCCATCGGCCGCACGGACGAGGATGTCTTTTACGAAGCTGTCACCCACACTTATCCGATCGAGGCCGACAGTGCCCGACTGAAAACGTCGCCCGAGACGTTCGAGCGCCAACGCGGCGACTATTGGATCCGACGCGAGTTCCCCTGCTTCCGCCTGTGCCTCACCGGTGCGAGCCGACGTGCGGAGGAGGGCCTACGCCGACTTGGTTTTCGGGTCGATTAA
- a CDS encoding YciC family protein, producing MAQFMERKLIISDLLRKAWQSLVAQIWVLAGLVIGYTIISLLLTCTMPYVGFPGRTALGVANTLFTLVFALGYLKNLFQALDGEEPQFSAYGQMSRKVFALLFAYILYWTIVSIGLVLLIVPGIYVGLRLVFAPQIIVEENAGALSSLRRSWEITRGATGQVFKLVLAGCGIMLLGHIAFGVGVFAAIPLAHLMMCAAYRQLIIRGQ from the coding sequence ATGGCACAATTCATGGAACGAAAACTCATTATCTCCGACCTTCTGCGGAAGGCGTGGCAGAGCCTCGTGGCTCAGATATGGGTGCTTGCAGGGCTGGTGATCGGTTACACGATCATCAGCCTCTTGCTTACATGCACTATGCCTTACGTCGGCTTCCCGGGTCGCACGGCGCTCGGGGTAGCCAACACGCTCTTCACGCTGGTCTTTGCGCTGGGCTATCTCAAGAACCTCTTTCAGGCGCTCGACGGCGAGGAGCCGCAATTTTCGGCTTACGGACAGATGTCGCGCAAGGTGTTTGCTCTGCTCTTTGCCTATATCCTTTATTGGACGATTGTCAGCATCGGGCTGGTGTTGCTCATCGTGCCGGGTATCTACGTCGGCCTGCGACTGGTGTTTGCACCACAGATCATCGTGGAAGAGAACGCCGGCGCGTTGTCGTCGCTTAGGCGCAGCTGGGAGATCACGCGTGGCGCTACGGGACAAGTCTTCAAGCTCGTGCTCGCCGGCTGCGGTATCATGTTGCTGGGACATATAGCCTTCGGCGTAGGCGTCTTTGCGGCTATTCCGCTCGCGCATTTGATGATGTGCGCGGCGTACCGGCAATTAATTATTCGAGGGCAATGA